Proteins encoded in a region of the Phoenix dactylifera cultivar Barhee BC4 chromosome 3, palm_55x_up_171113_PBpolish2nd_filt_p, whole genome shotgun sequence genome:
- the LOC120110160 gene encoding uncharacterized protein LOC120110160, with product MGKRSCIVVTLVFLVLVLAAAGSVQCQEGAGQHSSIPEMYEIDYRGPETHSSLPPPQSLRDPKAKLSRKRDKGSDRKATHG from the exons ATGGGAAAAAGATCGTGCATTGTCGTCACCCTCGTCTTCTTGGTTTTGGTTCTTGCAGCAGCTGGCTCAGTGCAGTGCCAAG AAGGCGCAGGACAGCATTCAAGCATCCCAGAGATGTACGAGATTGACTACCGAGGCCCGGAGACCCATTCTTCCTTGCCTCCTCCACAATCTTTGAGAG ATCCAAAGGCCaagctgtcaagaaaaagaGACAAGGGCAGTGAT AGAAAAGCTACTCATGGGTAA